A region from the Sphingomonas brevis genome encodes:
- a CDS encoding elongation factor G has translation MPGETKGTRVIALVGPAGAGKTSLAEALLFASKTTDRQGSVANKSSIGDSCEEARSRGGSTETNLYNFTYLGDKYAIIDAPGSIGFAADGNRGVAIADVAIVVVDPDPARAALAAPALRMLDELGIPHLLFVNRIDQAHGRIRDLLTALQPMSVSPLIARQIPIRDGEKVTGFVDVALERAYHYSPGKEDEPIALPDELAEREAQARTQLLEQLADHDDNLLEQLLLDQVPEPGTIFADLRRETSDNLGVSVLFGSAQNGWGVGRLLKALRHEAPGPESTAARLGVDSPALYAFKIYHGGSVGRLALTRAVGGAVHENSDFKSSSGEHGRLGALFAVQGDKTSKIAEAANGDVVAVAKADAVKSGDWLGAGKLPPPVETDLPSRNCALAIEPADRKDDVKLSGALARILEEDPSLTLEQDEASHEMRLRGVNDEHLKTALAKLKRRYGVEVKHHAPSIGYRESIRRPVTQRGRHKKQSGGHGQYGDVIIEIRPLQRGEGFQFDEKIHGGAIPKQWIPAVEQGVKDAMQKGPLGFPVVDVAVTLTDGSYHSVDSSELAFRLAGRVAMQEALGGAVPHLLEPVQKLVLVTPASATSRVSSAVAGRRGQMLGMGPRDGWAGWDRIEALIPEAELGGLEAELRSMSQGLASYEAEFDHLAELSGHLAEKVVQQHEAEPA, from the coding sequence ATGCCTGGAGAAACCAAGGGCACGAGGGTTATCGCGCTGGTCGGTCCGGCCGGCGCGGGTAAGACTAGCCTGGCGGAGGCCTTACTTTTCGCCAGCAAGACTACCGACCGGCAGGGTTCCGTCGCCAACAAATCGAGCATCGGCGACAGCTGTGAGGAAGCCCGCTCGCGCGGCGGTTCGACCGAAACCAACCTCTACAATTTCACCTACCTCGGCGACAAATATGCGATCATCGACGCGCCCGGCTCGATCGGTTTCGCAGCCGACGGCAATCGCGGCGTAGCCATCGCCGACGTCGCAATCGTCGTGGTCGATCCGGATCCGGCCCGCGCCGCGCTTGCCGCGCCGGCCCTCAGGATGCTCGACGAGCTCGGCATCCCCCACCTCCTCTTCGTCAATCGCATCGACCAGGCGCATGGCCGCATCCGCGACCTGTTGACCGCGCTTCAGCCGATGAGCGTGTCGCCTCTGATCGCCCGCCAGATTCCGATCCGCGACGGCGAAAAGGTCACCGGCTTCGTCGATGTCGCATTGGAGCGCGCCTATCATTATTCGCCGGGAAAGGAGGACGAGCCGATCGCCCTTCCCGACGAGCTGGCAGAGCGCGAGGCCCAGGCCCGCACCCAGCTCCTCGAACAGCTCGCCGACCATGACGACAATCTGCTCGAGCAATTGCTGCTGGACCAGGTACCTGAGCCCGGTACGATCTTCGCGGACCTCCGCCGCGAGACGAGCGACAACCTCGGCGTGTCGGTGCTGTTCGGCTCCGCCCAAAACGGCTGGGGAGTTGGGCGCCTGCTCAAGGCGCTGCGCCACGAAGCACCGGGACCGGAATCAACCGCGGCCCGGTTGGGAGTCGATTCCCCTGCCCTATACGCCTTCAAGATCTACCATGGCGGCTCGGTCGGACGGCTCGCACTGACCCGGGCTGTCGGCGGTGCGGTTCATGAAAATAGCGATTTCAAGAGCAGCAGCGGCGAGCATGGCCGGCTTGGGGCGCTATTCGCGGTCCAGGGCGACAAGACCAGCAAGATCGCCGAAGCCGCCAACGGCGACGTCGTCGCCGTGGCCAAGGCGGATGCGGTCAAGTCCGGCGACTGGCTCGGTGCCGGAAAGCTGCCGCCCCCGGTCGAAACCGACCTGCCTTCGCGCAACTGCGCGCTGGCGATCGAACCTGCCGACCGAAAGGACGACGTCAAACTGTCGGGTGCTCTCGCGCGTATCCTTGAGGAGGATCCCAGCCTGACTTTGGAGCAGGATGAAGCGAGCCATGAGATGCGGCTGCGCGGCGTCAACGACGAGCATTTGAAGACGGCGCTGGCCAAGCTCAAGCGGCGCTACGGCGTTGAGGTCAAGCACCATGCTCCATCGATCGGCTATCGGGAATCGATCCGCCGGCCGGTTACGCAACGCGGCCGCCATAAGAAACAGTCAGGCGGTCACGGCCAATATGGGGATGTCATTATCGAGATCCGGCCGTTGCAGCGCGGCGAAGGCTTCCAGTTCGACGAGAAGATCCATGGCGGGGCGATCCCCAAGCAATGGATCCCGGCCGTCGAGCAGGGGGTCAAGGACGCGATGCAGAAAGGCCCGCTCGGATTCCCGGTGGTCGATGTCGCGGTGACCTTGACCGACGGCAGCTACCATAGCGTCGATTCAAGCGAACTCGCGTTCCGCCTGGCGGGGCGCGTTGCGATGCAGGAAGCGCTTGGCGGCGCCGTTCCTCACCTGCTCGAGCCGGTGCAGAAGCTGGTGCTGGTTACGCCCGCTTCGGCGACGAGCCGCGTCTCGTCGGCGGTCGCAGGGCGCCGCGGTCAGATGCTCGGCATGGGACCGCGCGACGGCTGGGCCGGCTGGGACCGGATCGAGGCGCTGATCCCCGAAGCCGAACTAGGCGGGCTCGAAGCGGAGCTGAGGTCGATGAGCCAGGGCCTCGCGAGTTATGAGGCCGAGTTCGACCATCTGGCTGAGCTAAGCGGGCATTTGGCGGAAAAGGTAGTCCAGCAGCACGAGGCCGAGCCGGCCTAG
- a CDS encoding M24 family metallopeptidase produces the protein MDFSRRALLGGGTAIAASALIGRGSAAWAAVQGAADLPSIPIPPPIGPAERLQRLRRAQKLMAEFGLGAVVVEAGPSLDYYTGIQWWRSERLTATVIPVKGDPIVVTPFFERPSIQEMLQVPVEIRTWNEDEEPLKLVGDFIKQHASNGPIGFEETNRFFILDRLREQIGSAASIVSANWVVRAQRMIKSPAEIALMQTAADITAASLRYAGERTKEGMTAAEIDAMIAAAHKKLGGSYDGGLVLLGEAAAYPHGSKKPHVVTRGEVVLMDVGCSVHGYQSDISRTFILGDPSPEVRKVWEQMRRGQDIAMAAARIGAPAGSVDDAVRHAYESWGYGPGYKLPGTSHRTGHGIGMEGHEPVNLVHGETTPLAPGMCFSNEPGIYLPGKFGVRLEDCFHMTEAGPKWFTTPPPSIDRPFG, from the coding sequence ATGGACTTTTCAAGGCGCGCTCTGCTCGGTGGTGGGACGGCCATTGCCGCAAGTGCGCTCATAGGCCGCGGTTCGGCGGCCTGGGCGGCGGTTCAGGGCGCAGCGGACTTGCCGTCCATTCCGATACCGCCTCCGATCGGGCCGGCCGAGCGGTTGCAACGACTTCGGCGGGCTCAGAAACTGATGGCTGAGTTTGGCTTGGGTGCGGTCGTCGTCGAGGCTGGTCCGAGTCTCGACTATTATACCGGCATTCAATGGTGGCGCTCGGAGCGGCTGACCGCGACTGTCATACCAGTCAAGGGCGACCCGATCGTCGTCACGCCATTCTTCGAAAGACCCAGCATCCAGGAAATGCTGCAGGTCCCGGTTGAGATCCGTACCTGGAACGAGGACGAGGAGCCGCTGAAGCTTGTCGGCGACTTCATCAAGCAGCACGCCAGCAATGGACCGATCGGTTTCGAAGAGACCAATCGCTTTTTCATTCTCGATCGCCTGCGCGAGCAAATTGGAAGCGCGGCGTCAATTGTCAGCGCCAATTGGGTGGTTCGTGCTCAGCGCATGATCAAGTCGCCGGCCGAGATCGCCCTGATGCAGACGGCAGCCGACATTACCGCCGCCTCGCTGCGCTATGCCGGCGAGCGCACGAAAGAAGGCATGACCGCGGCCGAGATCGACGCGATGATCGCAGCCGCCCACAAGAAGCTGGGCGGAAGCTATGACGGCGGACTGGTCCTGCTTGGCGAAGCTGCAGCCTATCCCCACGGCAGCAAGAAGCCGCACGTCGTCACGCGCGGCGAGGTCGTGCTGATGGACGTCGGCTGCTCGGTGCACGGCTATCAATCGGACATTTCCCGCACCTTTATTCTGGGCGATCCGTCTCCCGAAGTCCGCAAGGTTTGGGAGCAGATGCGTCGCGGGCAGGATATTGCGATGGCGGCGGCCAGGATCGGCGCGCCGGCCGGCAGCGTCGATGATGCGGTCCGCCATGCCTATGAAAGCTGGGGATATGGTCCGGGCTACAAGCTACCCGGAACTTCGCACCGGACCGGCCATGGGATCGGCATGGAAGGCCATGAACCGGTCAATTTGGTGCACGGAGAGACGACTCCGCTGGCACCTGGCATGTGCTTCTCCAACGAGCCGGGCATCTACTTGCCTGGCAAGTTTGGGGTACGGCTCGAGGATTGCTTCCACATGACCGAGGCGGGGCCGAAATGGTTTACCACGCCCCCGCCGAGTATCGACCGGCCGTTCGGCTGA
- a CDS encoding TIGR01459 family HAD-type hydrolase, giving the protein MNDLDGLDQRYRAILCDIWGVVHDGARILPGVAQRLLKWKSEGRRIILVTNAPRPADTVQAHLDALGLPRGAYDAITSSGEAGIAELTDPPRAVGFLGTDDDRLDLVRGGVVLAADDFTELACTGLNDWGDEPADYRPRLEAWAGAGVVMHCLNPDRIVIHCGRREACAGALADIYEQLGGTVLWYGKPYPAIYDHARSLAGNPPKSAMLAIGDGLPTDMLGAASYGIDAIYVSHGIHAGEPVPDGFASGHGLGSWRPILTVESLA; this is encoded by the coding sequence ATGAACGACCTCGATGGTTTGGATCAACGCTACCGCGCAATCCTGTGCGATATCTGGGGCGTGGTCCACGACGGCGCCCGGATCCTGCCCGGCGTCGCGCAACGGCTGCTGAAATGGAAATCCGAAGGCCGCCGAATCATCCTGGTCACCAACGCGCCGCGCCCTGCCGACACCGTGCAGGCTCATCTCGACGCTTTGGGCCTGCCGCGCGGCGCCTACGACGCCATCACAAGCAGCGGCGAGGCGGGCATTGCCGAGTTGACCGATCCCCCGCGTGCCGTCGGATTTCTAGGTACAGACGACGACCGGTTGGACCTCGTCCGGGGCGGAGTCGTCCTTGCGGCCGATGATTTCACCGAGCTTGCTTGCACCGGCCTCAACGATTGGGGCGATGAACCCGCCGACTATCGGCCGCGGCTGGAGGCGTGGGCAGGGGCGGGCGTTGTCATGCATTGCCTCAATCCAGATCGCATCGTGATCCATTGCGGCCGGCGCGAAGCCTGCGCCGGTGCCCTGGCCGACATCTACGAGCAATTGGGCGGCACGGTTTTATGGTATGGAAAGCCATATCCGGCGATTTACGACCATGCTCGCTCGCTCGCTGGCAACCCACCCAAATCAGCCATGCTGGCAATTGGCGACGGCCTGCCGACCGACATGCTGGGGGCGGCGAGCTACGGGATCGATGCGATCTATGTCAGCCACGGCATCCACGCCGGCGAGCCCGTGCCCGACGGTTTTGCGTCGGGCCACGGGCTGGGAAGCTGGCGGCCGATATTGACCGTTGAAAGCCTGGCCTAG
- a CDS encoding dicarboxylate/amino acid:cation symporter produces MAKNLTRYILFALVLGIVAGWATNTAIDDGSAQSAAQLKEIADYLSIVTALFLRLIKMIIAPLVFSTLVAGIAHMGDIAALGRVGLRSLIWFIGASLVSLTLGLILVNLLQPGIGLNLPIPPVTASSGVETAAFNLKDFITHLIPASIFDAMATNEILPIVIFSIFFGVALTAVGDKGKPIVRGVEALVSVMLQVTNYVMRFAPFAVFTAVASAIAEKGPEILYTFGKFVGSFYLGLALLWLLLIAACFVIVGPRTRHLLRYIRDPIVLAFSTASSEAAYPRTLEALDRFGVPPRIASFVLPLGYSFNLDGSMMYMTFATIFIAQAYGIDLSIGQEITMLLVLMITSKGMAGVPRASLVVIAATMAMFSIPEAGLLLILAVDHFLDMGRSATNVVGNAIASSVVARWEGHLNPEEPADIEPAHAPSHVARDKPIDDHF; encoded by the coding sequence TTGGCCAAGAATCTTACCCGCTACATATTGTTCGCACTGGTCCTCGGAATCGTTGCCGGTTGGGCAACAAACACGGCGATCGACGACGGGTCTGCCCAATCGGCGGCCCAACTCAAGGAAATCGCCGACTATCTTTCGATCGTTACCGCGCTGTTCCTCCGCTTGATCAAAATGATCATTGCGCCCTTGGTTTTCTCGACCCTCGTCGCCGGCATCGCCCATATGGGCGACATCGCCGCCCTCGGCCGTGTCGGCCTAAGGTCACTGATATGGTTCATCGGCGCCAGCCTGGTCTCGCTCACGCTCGGCCTCATTCTGGTGAACCTGCTTCAGCCTGGTATCGGCCTCAACCTGCCAATTCCGCCGGTGACGGCTTCCAGCGGGGTCGAGACGGCGGCATTCAATCTCAAGGATTTCATCACCCACCTTATCCCTGCCTCGATTTTTGACGCGATGGCGACCAACGAAATCCTGCCGATCGTCATTTTCTCGATCTTCTTTGGGGTGGCGCTGACTGCCGTCGGCGACAAGGGCAAGCCAATTGTCCGCGGCGTCGAAGCGCTGGTGAGCGTAATGCTGCAGGTCACCAACTACGTCATGCGGTTCGCGCCCTTCGCGGTCTTCACCGCGGTGGCCAGTGCGATCGCCGAAAAAGGGCCAGAGATCCTCTATACCTTCGGCAAATTCGTCGGCAGCTTTTATCTCGGCCTGGCACTCCTTTGGCTGCTGCTGATTGCGGCCTGCTTTGTCATCGTCGGTCCGCGCACCCGCCACCTGCTGCGCTACATTCGCGATCCGATCGTGCTCGCATTTTCGACCGCTTCGAGCGAGGCCGCCTATCCGCGCACGCTCGAAGCACTCGACCGCTTCGGAGTCCCGCCGCGGATTGCCAGCTTCGTCCTGCCATTGGGCTATTCGTTCAATCTCGACGGGTCGATGATGTACATGACCTTCGCGACGATTTTCATCGCCCAGGCTTATGGCATCGACCTCAGCATCGGACAGGAAATCACCATGCTGCTGGTGCTGATGATCACGTCGAAGGGCATGGCCGGCGTTCCGCGCGCCAGCCTGGTGGTCATCGCCGCGACCATGGCGATGTTCAGCATTCCCGAAGCGGGCCTGCTGCTGATCCTGGCGGTCGACCATTTCCTCGACATGGGCCGATCGGCAACCAATGTGGTCGGCAATGCGATTGCCTCAAGCGTGGTGGCGCGCTGGGAAGGCCATCTCAATCCGGAAGAGCCGGCCGACATCGAGCCGGCACATGCGCCATCGCACGTCGCACGGGACAAGCCGATCGACGATCATTTCTAG
- a CDS encoding chemotaxis protein CheW, whose protein sequence is MNELLLIVSIAGSRVALPAVAVESVVELEALIPVPRAPDHLAGLSALRSRVLTVIDCQRSLQLGTTDLNNGDLHEAAVVELDGHHYALTVDAVEDVVEALSEAAPIRAAMGEGWERVSKGMVETEEGPLLLVDIAAIIAGPVSEARAA, encoded by the coding sequence ATGAACGAGTTGCTGCTAATCGTGTCGATTGCCGGTAGCCGCGTTGCACTGCCCGCGGTGGCAGTGGAGAGCGTGGTCGAGCTGGAGGCGCTGATCCCGGTGCCTCGCGCGCCGGATCATCTCGCCGGCCTGTCGGCGCTTCGTAGCCGCGTCTTGACCGTGATTGATTGCCAGCGTTCGCTCCAGCTCGGCACGACCGACCTTAACAATGGCGACCTTCATGAGGCCGCGGTGGTTGAGCTCGACGGCCATCACTATGCCCTGACGGTCGATGCGGTGGAGGATGTCGTCGAGGCCCTGTCCGAAGCGGCCCCGATCCGCGCCGCCATGGGAGAAGGTTGGGAGCGAGTATCCAAGGGGATGGTCGAAACCGAAGAGGGCCCGCTTCTGCTCGTCGACATTGCCGCCATCATCGCCGGCCCAGTCTCGGAGGCCCGCGCGGCTTAA
- a CDS encoding histidine phosphotransferase family protein, whose translation MNAIELASLLCSRLCHDLMSPVGALNNGIELLADEQDPEMREKCLELLAESARASANKLKFFRLAFGAGGGFGDEIDTREARTALEGLYGSEGKTELGWMVADDKLPKGAIKLLLNLAMIAGDALVRGGRLDVGAERRDGKLEMVIRAEGQRILLDPKLRETIATGQSGGEVEPRAAGAWLAHSLAAEAGGTIQLSDPADQVLLIGVTLPNI comes from the coding sequence ATGAACGCGATCGAACTTGCCAGCCTGTTGTGTTCCCGCCTGTGCCATGACCTGATGTCGCCGGTCGGTGCGCTGAACAACGGGATCGAGCTGCTCGCCGACGAGCAAGACCCGGAAATGCGCGAAAAGTGCCTCGAATTGTTGGCGGAAAGCGCCCGTGCAAGCGCCAACAAGCTCAAATTCTTTCGCCTGGCATTCGGGGCGGGTGGCGGATTCGGCGACGAAATCGACACGCGGGAGGCCAGGACGGCGCTGGAGGGATTGTACGGCTCCGAGGGAAAGACGGAGCTCGGCTGGATGGTGGCCGACGACAAGCTGCCCAAGGGAGCGATCAAGCTGCTGTTGAACCTGGCGATGATCGCTGGGGACGCGCTGGTTCGTGGCGGCCGGCTGGATGTTGGCGCGGAACGCCGCGACGGAAAGCTGGAAATGGTGATCCGCGCAGAAGGCCAGCGGATCTTGCTCGACCCCAAGCTGCGAGAGACCATCGCGACCGGCCAATCGGGCGGAGAAGTCGAACCGCGCGCGGCGGGCGCATGGCTGGCGCACAGCTTGGCGGCGGAAGCCGGCGGCACGATCCAGCTCAGCGATCCGGCCGACCAGGTGCTGTTGATCGGCGTCACCCTGCCCAACATCTGA
- a CDS encoding chemotaxis protein CheA, whose amino-acid sequence MDDLIADFVAECREMLEALGGEIVAWEANPDDRTRLDSIFRFVHTVKGNCGFFDFPRLEALSHAAEDALADCRAGRRTPDSALVSAVLAVIDRIGEMIASIDAGEGVPAGDDTQLIEALAPGAEGPAVQASATVMTDATGKAGAAPRTIRLSVELLDRVMSGVSDMVLARNELARRLREAPTEVAVDGAFERLSGIIAEMRDAITRTRMQRIENLFVALPRMVRDLSAELGKQVLVDIDGGDVELDREMIEMIRDPLTHIIRNAVDHGIEAPADRIKAGKREIGLLSVSARQSGNQILIEIADDGKGIDGAKLVEKAVANGVIEREAAQKMSRGEQLALIFEAGLSTAQSVTAISGRGVGMDVVRSNVERIGGLVEVDSTPGKGTRMILRVPLTLTIIPALTVSIGSQHFAIPRSAIEEIVRANGSSVTLEQIGGAGVATIRGRRVPEVALANVLGLPNTMADEDRTLVVLRPAGGDVYALAVDKIHDHEELVVKPAAPAVMATGLYAGTTLADDGSPILLFDPAGIAQVGGVKLEAIERAGRGVDAPVAINSSEVPVLLFRGLDGARRALRLGVVDRIEEVEPDAIRTTAGQLRVQLGEAILPLAGVANAEEINGKIRVFRLNDGSHELGYAFREVIDLMAIDRDVIPADVPGAVSGVTLIDGEPAELIDAHWLFAEHLGAAVRPHAQLVCRLPENDAWMQNMLRPIVEAAGYLVIGEQDELAADVTIVSQGKDVEPGQGGRILRLAADPDAANGEDSIYRYDRAGLLMALKASSASAGRR is encoded by the coding sequence ATGGATGACCTAATTGCCGATTTCGTGGCCGAGTGCCGGGAAATGCTTGAAGCGCTGGGCGGCGAAATCGTCGCCTGGGAAGCCAATCCCGACGATCGCACCCGCCTCGATAGCATTTTCCGCTTCGTCCATACCGTGAAGGGCAACTGCGGCTTCTTCGATTTTCCGCGCCTGGAGGCACTGAGCCATGCCGCCGAGGACGCGCTCGCCGACTGCCGCGCCGGGCGCCGGACTCCGGATTCCGCACTGGTCAGCGCCGTGCTGGCGGTGATCGACCGCATTGGTGAGATGATTGCCTCGATCGATGCCGGCGAAGGTGTGCCGGCTGGCGACGACACCCAGTTGATCGAAGCCTTGGCTCCCGGTGCAGAAGGCCCTGCGGTGCAGGCCAGCGCAACGGTGATGACGGATGCGACGGGCAAGGCCGGGGCCGCGCCCCGCACGATCCGCCTTTCCGTTGAGTTGCTCGACCGGGTGATGTCAGGCGTCAGTGACATGGTGCTGGCCCGCAACGAGCTAGCTCGCCGCCTGCGTGAGGCACCGACCGAAGTTGCGGTCGACGGCGCCTTCGAACGGCTGTCGGGCATCATTGCCGAGATGCGCGATGCGATCACCCGCACGCGCATGCAGCGAATCGAAAATCTGTTCGTCGCGCTGCCGCGGATGGTCCGCGACCTTTCGGCGGAGCTCGGCAAGCAAGTGCTTGTCGATATCGACGGCGGCGACGTCGAGCTGGATCGCGAGATGATCGAAATGATCCGCGATCCGCTGACCCACATTATCCGCAATGCCGTCGACCACGGCATCGAGGCGCCGGCTGACCGGATCAAAGCCGGCAAGCGCGAAATCGGTTTACTGTCCGTGTCGGCGCGCCAGTCCGGCAATCAGATCCTGATCGAAATTGCGGACGACGGCAAAGGCATCGACGGCGCGAAGCTGGTCGAGAAGGCCGTTGCCAACGGCGTGATCGAGCGCGAAGCGGCCCAGAAAATGTCTCGCGGCGAGCAGTTGGCGCTGATCTTCGAGGCCGGACTGTCGACCGCTCAGTCGGTGACCGCCATTTCCGGGCGAGGCGTCGGCATGGACGTGGTTCGATCCAACGTCGAGCGGATCGGCGGGCTGGTCGAAGTGGATTCCACTCCCGGTAAGGGCACGCGGATGATCCTCCGAGTGCCGCTGACCCTGACCATCATCCCGGCGCTTACGGTGTCGATCGGGTCGCAGCATTTTGCAATTCCGCGTTCGGCTATCGAGGAAATTGTCCGTGCCAACGGCAGCAGCGTGACGCTGGAGCAGATTGGCGGCGCGGGGGTCGCAACGATCCGCGGTCGCCGCGTCCCCGAGGTCGCGCTGGCCAATGTACTTGGCCTGCCCAACACGATGGCCGACGAGGACCGCACCCTGGTCGTGCTCCGTCCGGCCGGCGGCGATGTCTACGCGCTGGCCGTCGACAAGATCCACGACCATGAGGAACTGGTGGTGAAGCCGGCCGCTCCGGCGGTGATGGCGACCGGACTCTATGCCGGTACCACTCTGGCCGACGACGGAAGCCCGATTCTGTTGTTCGATCCTGCCGGCATTGCGCAGGTCGGCGGAGTCAAGCTCGAGGCGATTGAGCGGGCCGGCCGAGGTGTCGATGCGCCGGTCGCAATCAATTCCAGTGAAGTACCAGTGCTGCTGTTCCGCGGCCTCGATGGCGCACGCCGCGCGCTGAGGCTGGGCGTGGTCGACCGGATCGAGGAGGTCGAGCCGGATGCGATCCGCACTACCGCCGGGCAATTGCGGGTCCAGCTCGGCGAAGCAATCCTGCCATTGGCCGGTGTTGCCAATGCGGAGGAAATCAACGGCAAGATCCGCGTTTTCCGTCTGAATGACGGTAGCCATGAGCTTGGCTACGCCTTCCGCGAGGTAATCGACCTGATGGCGATCGACCGGGACGTGATTCCCGCCGACGTGCCGGGAGCGGTCAGCGGCGTCACCCTGATCGATGGCGAACCTGCCGAATTGATCGACGCCCACTGGCTATTTGCCGAGCATCTCGGCGCTGCGGTTCGGCCGCACGCGCAGCTGGTCTGCCGGCTACCGGAAAACGACGCCTGGATGCAGAATATGTTGCGCCCGATCGTCGAGGCCGCTGGCTATCTGGTGATCGGCGAGCAGGATGAACTGGCAGCCGACGTAACCATCGTCTCGCAAGGCAAGGACGTCGAACCCGGCCAGGGCGGACGGATCTTGCGCCTGGCGGCCGATCCGGACGCCGCCAACGGCGAGGACAGTATCTATCGCTACGATCGGGCCGGCCTGCTGATGGCGCTCAAGGCATCGAGCGCGAGCGCAGGGAGGCGTTGA
- the rpoH gene encoding RNA polymerase sigma factor RpoH, which translates to MANGASTRVVSIPASGGEAGLNRYLSEIKKFPILAPEEEYMLAKRWTEHGDTDAAARLVNSHLRLVAKIAMGYRGYGLPVSELISEGNIGLMQGVKKFEPDRGFRLATYAMWWIRASIQEFILRSWSLVKMGTTAAQKKLFFNLRRMKNQIDAFEEGDLKPEAVTKIATDLGVTEEEVISMNRRMGMGGDTSLNAPLRDTDGEGQWQDFLVDNGPLQDEVIADDEERRVRHDLLVEAMDSLNDREKHILTERRLIDEPKTLEDLSQVYGVSRERIRQIEVRAFEKLQAALIRLAGEQRLLPAA; encoded by the coding sequence ATGGCTAATGGTGCTTCCACGCGTGTTGTGTCGATCCCCGCTTCTGGCGGGGAGGCCGGCCTCAACCGTTACCTCAGCGAGATCAAGAAATTCCCGATTCTCGCCCCGGAAGAAGAATACATGCTGGCCAAGCGGTGGACCGAACATGGTGACACCGACGCCGCCGCGCGCCTGGTCAATTCGCACCTGCGCCTCGTCGCCAAGATCGCGATGGGCTACCGCGGCTATGGCCTTCCGGTCAGCGAACTGATCAGCGAAGGCAATATCGGCCTGATGCAGGGCGTGAAGAAGTTCGAGCCGGACCGGGGCTTCCGCCTCGCCACATACGCAATGTGGTGGATCCGCGCCTCGATCCAGGAATTCATCCTGCGCTCGTGGAGCCTGGTAAAAATGGGCACCACCGCGGCGCAGAAGAAGCTGTTCTTCAACCTGCGCCGGATGAAGAACCAGATCGACGCTTTCGAGGAAGGCGACCTCAAGCCGGAGGCGGTCACCAAGATCGCCACCGACCTCGGCGTGACCGAGGAAGAGGTCATCAGCATGAACCGCCGGATGGGGATGGGTGGCGACACCAGCCTCAACGCGCCGCTGCGCGATACCGATGGCGAGGGTCAGTGGCAGGACTTCCTGGTCGACAATGGGCCGCTTCAGGACGAGGTGATCGCCGACGACGAGGAGCGGCGTGTCCGCCACGACCTGCTGGTCGAGGCGATGGACAGCCTCAACGACCGCGAGAAGCACATCCTGACCGAGCGCCGGCTGATCGACGAGCCAAAGACGCTGGAAGACCTGTCGCAGGTCTATGGCGTCAGCCGGGAACGCATCAGGCAGATCGAGGTGCGGGCGTTCGAAAAGCTCCAGGCGGCATTGATCCGCCTGGCCGGCGAGCAAAGGTTGCTTCCGGCCGCTTAA
- a CDS encoding RluA family pseudouridine synthase, whose translation MSGGDISIAIALDASHAGWRLDRALAAQVPSLSRERLKVLTKAGALTRDGKAVRDPATKVKGDERYTLAVPAPEPAHNEPQEIALPIVFEDEHLLVVDKPAGLVVHPAAGNRDGTLVNALLHHCGGSLSGIGGVARPGIVHRIDKDTSGLLVVAKHDKAHEGLAKQFAAHSIDRRYLAIVSGIPRQAEGTVDAPLARSPQNRKKIAIVQEGRGKRAITHWKRLKLLDDAALVECRLETGRTHQVRVHMASIGHPLVGDPVYGRGKTGHRKLLNQLDFKRQALHAAHLGFVHPVTKGRLSFDSALPSDMQELFNRLGV comes from the coding sequence ATGTCCGGGGGGGATATCAGCATCGCAATAGCGCTCGACGCCAGCCATGCCGGCTGGCGGCTCGACAGGGCATTGGCCGCACAGGTTCCAAGCCTCTCGCGTGAGCGATTGAAGGTGCTGACCAAGGCCGGCGCGCTGACCCGCGACGGCAAGGCGGTGCGCGACCCCGCGACCAAGGTGAAAGGCGATGAGCGCTACACCTTGGCGGTGCCAGCCCCTGAACCGGCCCACAACGAGCCGCAGGAAATCGCGCTTCCGATCGTCTTCGAGGACGAGCATTTGCTGGTGGTCGACAAGCCGGCCGGGCTGGTAGTCCATCCGGCGGCGGGGAATCGTGACGGGACACTGGTCAACGCCCTGCTACATCATTGCGGCGGATCCCTGAGCGGAATCGGCGGAGTCGCCCGGCCAGGCATCGTGCATCGCATCGACAAGGACACCTCGGGCCTGCTGGTCGTCGCCAAGCATGACAAGGCCCATGAAGGGCTGGCCAAGCAGTTCGCGGCCCATTCGATCGACCGCCGCTACCTGGCCATTGTGTCAGGTATTCCGCGTCAAGCCGAGGGAACGGTCGATGCGCCGCTGGCGCGGTCGCCGCAGAACAGGAAGAAGATAGCAATTGTTCAGGAAGGTCGTGGAAAACGGGCTATAACCCACTGGAAACGGCTAAAACTTCTCGACGATGCTGCATTGGTCGAATGCCGGCTGGAAACCGGACGGACCCACCAGGTGCGGGTGCATATGGCCTCGATCGGCCATCCGCTGGTCGGAGATCCCGTCTATGGTCGCGGAAAAACCGGTCACAGAAAGTTGCTTAATCAATTGGACTTCAAGCGCCAGGCACTGCACGCCGCTCACCTGGGCTTCGTCCACCCCGTCACAAAGGGTCGTTTGTCGTTTGACAGTGCCCTTCCGTCGGACATGCAGGAACTGTTCAACAGACTTGGTGTATAA